A DNA window from Arachis hypogaea cultivar Tifrunner chromosome 18, arahy.Tifrunner.gnm2.J5K5, whole genome shotgun sequence contains the following coding sequences:
- the LOC112770798 gene encoding ruBisCO large subunit-binding protein subunit beta, chloroplastic, translating to MASSTFSAVSSTGSLVAPPHKFSSSAAISSLPFAAGKARRSGVAISRRNRCPKVSAMAKELHFNKDGSAIKKLQSGVNKLADLVGVTLGPKGRNVVLESKYGSPKIVNDGVTVAKEVELEDPVENIGAKLVRQAASKTNDLAGDGTTTSVVLAQGLITEGVKVVAAGANPVLITRGIEKTTKALVSELKKMSKEVEDGELADVAAVSAGNNYEVGNMIAEAMSKVGRKGVVTLEEGKSADNNLYVVEGMQFDRGYISPYFVTDSEKMAVEYENCKLLLVDKKITNARDLINILEDAIRSGFPILIIAEDIEQEPLATLVVNKLRGSLKIAALKAPGFGERKSQYLDDIAILTGGTVIREEVGLTLDKAGKEVLGQASKVVLTKDTTTVVGDGSTQEAVTKRVAQIKNQIEAAEQEYEKEKLNERIAKLSGGVAVIQVGAQTETELKEKKLRVEDALNATKAAVEEGIVVGGGCTLLRLASKVDAIKDSLDNDEEKVGADIVKRALSYPLKLIAKNAGVNGSVVSEKVLSSDNHRYGYNAATGKYEDLMAAGIIDPTKVVRCCLEHAASVAKTFLMSDCVVVEIKEPEPVPAGNPMDNSGYGM from the exons ATGGCGTCGTCAACATTCTCAGCAGTCTCCTCTACCGGTTCCCTTGTCGCACCGCCGCACAAATTCTCTTCCTCTGCCGCCATTTCTTCCCTTCCCTTTGCCGCCGGCAAAGCGCGACGGAGCGGCGTTGCTATCAGTAGGAGGAATCGGTGTCCCAAGGTCTCTGCTATGGCCAAGGAGTTACATTTCAACAAGGATGGCTCAGCTATCAAGAAGCTCCAG AGTGGTGTGAACAAGCTGGCGGATTTGGTGGGGGTTACGCTTGGTCCTAAAGGAAGGAATGTTGTTTTGGAAAGCAAGTATGGCTCGCCTAAGATTGTCAATGATGGTGTCACTGTTGCCAAAGAG GTTGAGTTGGAGGACCCAGTTGAGAATATTGGAGCTAAATTGGTGAGACAGGCAGCTTCCAAGACAAACGATTTAGCTGGTGATGGAACAACCACATCTGTTGTTCTTGCTCAGGGTCTCATTACTGAAGGAGTCAAG GTTGTTGCAGCTGGTGCAAATCCTGTGCTCATCACCCGTGGCATTGAGAAGACAACAAAAGCACTTGTATCTGAACTTAAAAAGATGTCAAAGGAG GTTGAAGATGGTGAGTTGGCAGATGTTGCTGCTGTCAGTGCAGGAAACAACTATGAAGTCGGAAATATGATAGCTGAAGCAATGAGCAAGGTTGGTAGAAAGGGTGTTGTGACACTTGAGGAGGGAAAGAGTGCAGATAACAACCTCTATGTTGTTGAGGGGATGCAATTTGATCGTGGCTACATCTCACCATACTTTGTTACTGATAGTGAGAAAATGGCTGTTGAATATGAGAATTGCAAG TTGCTGTTGGTTGATAAGAAGATAACCAATGCAAGGGATCTAATTAACATTCTAGAGGATGCAATTAGAAGTGGATTTCCTATTTTGATTATTGCAGAGGATATTGAACAAGAACCTCTAGCAACTCTTGTGGTGAACAAACTTAGAGGATCACTGAAGATTGCGGCACTGAAGGCCCCAGGATTCGGAGAACGCAAGAGTCAGTACCTTGATGATATTGCCATCTTGACTGGAG GTACTGTAATCAGGGAGGAGGTTGGCCTTACTCTAGACAAAGCGGGGAAAGAGGTTTTGGGGCAGGCCTCCAAGGTGGTACTCACCAAGGACACAACCACAGTTGTTGGTGATGGAAGTACCCAGGAAGCAGTGACCAAGAGAGTTGCACAAATTAAGAACCAAATTGAG GCTGCAGAGCAAGAGTATGAAAAGGAGAAGCTTAATGAAAGAATAGCGAAATTGTCTGGTGGTGTTGCTGTTATACAG GTTGGAGCACAAACTGAGACAGAGCTCAAAGAAAAGAAGTTGAGAGTTGAAGATGCTCTTAATGCTACAAAG GCAGCTGTTGAGGAAGGTATTGTAGTTGGTGGTGGGTGCACTCTGTTGAGACTTGCTTCAAAGGTGGATGCTATCAAGGATAGCCTTGACAATGATGAAGAGAAA GTTGGAGCAGATATTGTGAAAAGAGCTCTTAGTTACCCTCTGAAATTAATTGCCAAGAATGCTGGTGTAAATGGCAGTGTTGTCAGTGAGAAG GTTCTTTCCAGCGATAATCATAGATATGGATATAATGCTGCCACTGGGAAATATGAAGATTTAATGGCTGCTGGAATCATTGATCCAACAAAG GTGGTGAGATGTTGCCTGGAGCATGCAGCCTCTGTTGCTAAAACTTTCCTGATGTCAGACTGTGTGGTTGTTGAGATCAAGGAGCCCGAGCCTGTACCTGCCGGTAACCCTATGGACAATTCAG GATATGGTATGTAG
- the LOC114925782 gene encoding uncharacterized protein: MCDWANRIEYSLWTQYCDEGRRFGHMTTNISECVNSILKGVRNLPVCSLVKATYGRLAELFVRKGREAEAQMGTGQQFSQHLVKCIEANLKTARCFTVTVYDRDNSEFTIAETTPTGSFSLGSYRVSLASHTCDCGYFQALHFPCPHALACCAYSRLTWEPYVYQVYRLSSIFSVYQMGFTPPILEGFWPPYDGPTVIPDPNKMRAREGRPRSTRIRTNMDEADPNRPKRCGLYQQPGHTRRNCPQLGGAEHTRGHD, encoded by the coding sequence atgtgtgaTTGGGCGAACCGGATTGAGTATTCGTTGTGGACACAGTATTGTGATGAGGGGCGTAGATTCGgacacatgacgacgaatatatCTGAGTGTGTGAACTCGATCCTCAAGGGTGTCAGAAACCTTCCTGTGTGCTCGCTAGTGAAGGCAACATACGGAAGATTGGCCGAATTATTTGTTCGCAAAGGGAGAGAGGCTGAGGCGCAGATGGGAACCGGACAACAATTTAGTCAGCACTTGGTGAAGTGTatagaggccaacttgaagacggctAGGTGCTTCACGGTTACTGTGTACGATAgggataactccgagttcaccaTCGCAGAGACAACTCCGACTGGTTCTTTCTCACTGGGTAGCTACAGAGTCTCGCTTGCATCTCACACATGTGACTGCGGATACTTCCAGgcacttcatttcccgtgtcCCCACGCACTGGCATGCTGTGCCTACTCACGACTTACATGGGAGCCTTACGTCTACCAGGTGTATCGTCTTAGTTCGATCTTCAGTGTGTATCAGATGGGTTTCACACCTCCCATTCtggagggtttctggccaccataTGACGGGCCGACTGTCATCCCTGACCCCAATAAGATGCGTGCGAGAGAGGGTCGTCCCAGGTCCACTCGGATACGGACCaatatggacgaggcagatccgaaCCGGCCAAAGAGATGTGGGCTTTATCAGCAGCCCGGCCACACACGTCGGAATTGCCCACAGCTCGGAGGAGCAGAGCACACACGGGGACATGATTAG